In Candidatus Methylopumilus universalis, one DNA window encodes the following:
- the leuD gene encoding 3-isopropylmalate dehydratase small subunit: MKPFVTHTGILAPLDRANVDTDAIIPKQFLKSIKKTGFGAHLFDEWRYLDHGEPGMDLTQRKKNPDFVLNQDRYEKATILIARENFGCGSSREHAPWAIEDFGFRVILATSFADIFFSNCFKNGLLPIVLPAETIDHLFDLTYSNKGYAITVDLENQSIILPSKEKISFQVDTFRKHCLINGLDDIGLTMQHSESIKAFEKTYYQKNSWLL, encoded by the coding sequence ATGAAACCATTTGTTACTCATACAGGTATTTTGGCCCCACTTGATCGTGCAAATGTAGATACGGATGCAATTATTCCAAAACAGTTTTTGAAATCGATTAAGAAGACAGGTTTTGGGGCACACCTTTTTGATGAATGGAGATATCTCGATCACGGGGAGCCTGGTATGGACTTAACGCAAAGAAAAAAAAATCCTGACTTTGTTCTCAATCAAGACCGATATGAAAAAGCTACTATCTTAATCGCGCGTGAGAATTTTGGTTGTGGCTCAAGTCGAGAGCATGCCCCGTGGGCAATTGAAGATTTCGGCTTTAGAGTAATTTTGGCGACTAGTTTTGCTGATATTTTCTTTAGTAATTGTTTTAAAAATGGCTTACTACCCATCGTTTTGCCAGCTGAGACCATCGATCATTTATTTGATTTAACTTATTCAAATAAAGGTTATGCAATAACGGTTGATTTGGAAAATCAATCCATTATTCTGCCTTCTAAAGAAAAAATAAGTTTCCAGGTGGATACGTTTAGGAAGCATTGCCTAATCAATGGATTAGATGATATTGGTTTGACAATGCAGCATAGCGAAAGCATTAAAGCTTTTGAAAAGACTTACTACCAAAAAAATTCATGGCTACTTTAA
- the leuB gene encoding 3-isopropylmalate dehydrogenase, translating to MKIAILPGDGIGPEITKQAVDVLKALNLGAELLEAEIGGAGYDKFGDPLPDSTLDLAVKSDAILLGAVGDWKYDALPRDKRPERGLLRIRKELNLFANLRPAILYPELVGASSLKAEIVSNLDIMIVRELTGDIYFGQPRGIHVNEKGEREGINTMRYSESEIKRIAHVAFKIAMKRSKKLCSVDKANVLEATELWRQIMIDISKEYPEVELTHMYVDNAAMQLIKNPKQFDVLVTGNIFGDILSDEASMLTGSIGMLPSASLDSNNKGMYEPSHGSAPDIAGKNIANPLATILSLAMMFRYTFNDEKNANKIESAVKKALSRGFRTADIYSAGDKKVSCSEMGEAVIASLN from the coding sequence ATGAAAATTGCAATATTACCTGGCGATGGCATCGGACCTGAGATTACAAAACAAGCGGTTGATGTTTTAAAAGCGCTTAATCTAGGTGCAGAATTATTAGAGGCAGAAATTGGGGGAGCTGGTTATGATAAGTTCGGCGATCCACTTCCAGACTCAACACTTGATCTAGCCGTCAAATCTGATGCTATTCTTCTTGGTGCAGTAGGTGATTGGAAATATGACGCACTTCCAAGGGATAAGAGACCCGAGCGTGGATTGCTTCGCATTAGAAAAGAGCTGAATCTATTTGCTAATTTAAGACCTGCTATTTTATATCCTGAGCTTGTTGGAGCCTCTTCACTTAAAGCTGAAATTGTATCTAACCTCGATATTATGATTGTGAGAGAACTCACAGGTGATATTTACTTTGGTCAGCCTCGCGGTATTCATGTGAATGAAAAAGGTGAGCGTGAAGGTATCAACACAATGCGATATTCAGAATCTGAAATTAAACGCATTGCTCATGTCGCGTTTAAGATCGCAATGAAGCGATCGAAAAAACTATGCTCTGTAGATAAAGCTAATGTTTTAGAAGCAACAGAGTTATGGCGTCAAATTATGATCGATATTTCAAAAGAATATCCCGAGGTTGAATTGACTCATATGTATGTTGATAATGCCGCGATGCAACTCATAAAAAATCCAAAACAATTTGACGTATTAGTTACAGGAAATATCTTTGGAGACATTTTATCGGATGAGGCTTCTATGTTAACTGGCTCTATCGGTATGCTCCCTTCCGCATCTCTCGATAGCAATAATAAAGGTATGTATGAGCCTAGTCATGGTTCAGCGCCTGATATTGCTGGAAAAAATATTGCAAATCCGCTTGCCACAATTTTATCTTTGGCCATGATGTTTAGATACACATTCAATGATGAAAAAAATGCGAATAAAATTGAATCAGCTGTAAAAAAAGCATTAAGCCGCGGTTTCCGAACAGCAGATATTTATTCTGCTGGTGATAAAAAAGTAAGCTGTAGTGAAATGGGTGAAGCGGTAATTGCATCACTTAACTAA
- the asd gene encoding aspartate-semialdehyde dehydrogenase codes for MNRVGFVGWRGMVGSVLMQRMQEEHDFKEFDSTFFSTSQTGNVAPSFSGSKSALKDAHDIKELAAMNIILSCQGGDYTSEVYPKLRDSGWQGHWIDAASSLRMEKDAVIILDPLNSDLIQEAYKKGNKNWIGGNCTVSLMLLALDGLFKKDLVEWISSMTYQAASGAGAQNMRELISQMGDIYNHAKDLINDPKTSILDIDKNVSSTLKSRDFPIDNFGVPLAGSLIPWIDKDLNNGQSKEEWKGSAETNKILGRENNPIVIEGLCVRIGAMRCHSQALTIKLKKSISLEEINQTISNANPWVKLIPNEREISMKELSPAAVSGKLSIPIGRIRKLNMGPEYISAFTVGDQLLWGAAEPLRRILRILIKSI; via the coding sequence ATGAATCGAGTTGGTTTTGTCGGTTGGAGAGGTATGGTAGGTTCAGTTCTCATGCAACGCATGCAAGAGGAACATGACTTTAAGGAATTTGACTCAACCTTTTTTTCTACTTCTCAAACAGGAAACGTAGCGCCATCTTTTTCTGGAAGTAAAAGTGCTTTGAAAGACGCACATGACATTAAAGAACTAGCAGCCATGAATATTATTCTTTCTTGTCAGGGCGGAGACTATACATCTGAGGTATACCCTAAATTAAGAGATTCGGGGTGGCAGGGACATTGGATTGATGCGGCTTCTTCATTGAGAATGGAAAAAGACGCAGTAATTATTTTAGATCCCCTAAATAGTGACCTCATTCAAGAAGCATATAAAAAAGGCAATAAAAATTGGATTGGTGGAAATTGTACTGTATCCCTAATGCTTTTAGCGCTTGATGGCTTGTTCAAGAAAGATCTTGTTGAATGGATTTCATCAATGACCTATCAGGCAGCAAGTGGAGCTGGGGCTCAAAATATGAGAGAGCTTATTTCTCAAATGGGAGATATTTACAACCATGCAAAAGATTTAATCAATGATCCCAAGACATCTATTTTAGATATAGACAAAAATGTTTCCTCTACACTTAAATCTCGAGATTTTCCAATTGATAATTTTGGTGTCCCTTTAGCGGGAAGCTTAATTCCTTGGATTGATAAAGATTTAAATAATGGTCAAAGTAAGGAAGAGTGGAAAGGTTCGGCTGAAACCAACAAAATTCTCGGAAGAGAAAACAATCCAATTGTCATTGAGGGATTGTGTGTGCGCATTGGCGCTATGCGATGCCATAGTCAAGCCTTAACAATTAAATTAAAAAAGAGTATTTCTTTGGAGGAAATTAATCAAACCATAAGTAACGCTAATCCATGGGTGAAGTTAATTCCAAATGAGAGAGAAATTTCAATGAAAGAGTTAAGTCCTGCTGCAGTCTCAGGCAAGCTTTCTATTCCTATAGGCAGAATTCGAAAACTTAATATGGGGCCTGAATATATTTCAGCTTTCACAGTGGGTGATCAATTGCTATGGGGTGCTGCAGAGCCTCTTAGACGTATTTTAAGAATACTTATTAAATCTATTTAA